A genome region from Macrotis lagotis isolate mMagLag1 chromosome 4, bilby.v1.9.chrom.fasta, whole genome shotgun sequence includes the following:
- the PABPN1 gene encoding LOW QUALITY PROTEIN: polyadenylate-binding protein 2 (The sequence of the model RefSeq protein was modified relative to this genomic sequence to represent the inferred CDS: deleted 1 base in 1 codon), with product MAAAAAAAAAAGAAGGRGSGPGRRRHLVPGAGGEPGEGAPGGAGDYGNGLEAEELEPEELLLEPEPEPEPEEEPPRPRAPPGASGPGPGAGAPGSQEEEEEPGLVEGDPGDGAIEDPELEAIKARVREMEEEAEKLKELQNEVEKQMNMSPPPGNAGPVIMSIEEKMEADARSIYVGNVDYGATAEELEAHFHGCGSVNRVTILCDKFSGHPKGFAYIEFSDKDSVRTSMALDDSLFRGRQIKVIPKRTNRPGISTTDRGFPRARYRARATNYSSSRSRFYSGFNSRPRGRVYRGRARATSWYSPY from the exons atggcggcggcggcggcggcggcagcagcagcgGGGGCTGCGGGCGGTCGAGGCTccgggccggggcggcggcgCCATCTTGTGCCCGGGGCCGGGGGGGAGCCCGGGGAGGGGGCCCCGGGCGGCGCG GGGGACTACGGGAACGGGCTGGAGGCGGAGGAGCTGGAGCCTGAGGAATTGCTGCTAGAGCCCGAGCCGGAGCCCGAGCCCGAGGAGGagccgccccggccccgcgcccccccGGGAGCCTCCGGCCCCGGGCCCGGCGCAGGAGCCCCCGGCAgtcaggaagaggaggaagagccGGGCCTGGTCGAGGGCGACCCGGGGGACGGCGCCATCGAGGACCCG GAGCTGGAGGCCATCAAAGCCCGAGTgagggagatggaggaagaggCCGAGAAGCTGAAGGAGCTTCAGAATGAGGTGGAGAAGCAGATGAACATGAGCCCGCCCCCAGGCAACG CCGGCCCAGTGATCATGTCTATTGAGGAGAAGATGGAGGCTGATGCCCGGTCCATCTATGTGGGCAAT GTGGACTATGGTGCAACCGCAGAAGAGCTGGAGGCACACTTCCATGGTTGTGGTTCAGTTAATCGAGTTACCATCCTTTGTGACAAGTTCAGTGGCCATCCCAAGGG gTTTGCATATAtagaattttcagataaagattcAGTCAGGACGTCAATGGCCTTGGATGATTCTCTTTTCAGAGGAAGACAGATCAAA GTGATACCAAAACGGACCAATCGGCCAGGGATCAGCACCACAGATCGGGGTTTTCCACGTGCCCGTTATCGTGCCAGGGCTACTAACTACAGTAGTTCACGCTCTCGATTCTATAGTGGCTTCAACAGCAGACCCCGGGGCCGAGTCTACAG GGGCCGGGCTAGAGCGACGTCATGGTATTCcccttactaa
- the BCL2L2 gene encoding bcl-2-like protein 2 isoform X2, producing the protein MATPASAPDTRALVADFVGYKLRQKGYACGTGPGEGPTTEPLHRAMRAAGDEFESRFRRTFSDLASQLHVTPGSAHQRFTQVSDELFQGGSNWGRLVAFFVFGAALCAESVNKEMEPLVGQVQDWMVTYLETQLADWIHSSGGWAEFTALYGDGALEEARRLREGNWASVRTVLTGAVALGALVTVGAFFASK; encoded by the exons ATGGCGACTCCAGCCTCAGCCCCAGATACTAGAGCCCTGGTGGCAGATTTTGTGGGTTATAAGCTAAGGCAGAAGGGCTATGCCTGTGGAACTGGCCCAGGAGAAGGCCCTACAACTGAGCCCCTGCACCGAGCTATGAGAGCTGCTGGAGATGAGTTTGAATCCCGCTTTCGACGCACATTTTCTGATCTGGCTTCTCAGTTGCATGTGACTCCTGGCTCAGCCCACCAGCGCTTTACCCAGGTCTCAGATGAGCTCTTCCAGGGGGGGTCCAACTGGGGCCGTCTTGTGGCATTCTTCGTTTTTGGGGCAGCGCTCTGTGCAGAGAGTGTCAACAAAGAGATGGAGCCACTGGTGGGACAGGTGCAGGACTGGATGGTGACCTACCTAGAGACCCAGCTGGCAGACTGGATCCACAGCAGTGGGGGCTGG GCGGAATTCACGGCTCTGTACGGGGATGGGGCCCTGGAGGAGGCAAGGCGTCTGCGGGAGGGGAACTGGGCCTCAGTGAGAACAGTGCTAACAGGGGCTGTGGCGCTGGGGGCGCTGGTGACTGTGGGGGCCTTCTTTGCCAGCAA GTGA
- the BCL2L2 gene encoding bcl-2-like protein 2 isoform X1 — MATPASAPDTRALVADFVGYKLRQKGYACGTGPGEGPTTEPLHRAMRAAGDEFESRFRRTFSDLASQLHVTPGSAHQRFTQVSDELFQGGSNWGRLVAFFVFGAALCAESVNKEMEPLVGQVQDWMVTYLETQLADWIHSSGGWAEFTALYGDGALEEARRLREGNWASVRTVLTGAVALGALVTVGAFFASK, encoded by the exons ATGGCGACTCCAGCCTCAGCCCCAGATACTAGAGCCCTGGTGGCAGATTTTGTGGGTTATAAGCTAAGGCAGAAGGGCTATGCCTGTGGAACTGGCCCAGGAGAAGGCCCTACAACTGAGCCCCTGCACCGAGCTATGAGAGCTGCTGGAGATGAGTTTGAATCCCGCTTTCGACGCACATTTTCTGATCTGGCTTCTCAGTTGCATGTGACTCCTGGCTCAGCCCACCAGCGCTTTACCCAGGTCTCAGATGAGCTCTTCCAGGGGGGGTCCAACTGGGGCCGTCTTGTGGCATTCTTCGTTTTTGGGGCAGCGCTCTGTGCAGAGAGTGTCAACAAAGAGATGGAGCCACTGGTGGGACAGGTGCAGGACTGGATGGTGACCTACCTAGAGACCCAGCTGGCAGACTGGATCCACAGCAGTGGGGGCTGG GCGGAATTCACGGCTCTGTACGGGGATGGGGCCCTGGAGGAGGCAAGGCGTCTGCGGGAGGGGAACTGGGCCTCAGTGAGAACAGTGCTAACAGGGGCTGTGGCGCTGGGGGCGCTGGTGACTGTGGGGGCCTTCTTTGCCAGCAAGTGA